TAGAGCAACAAAGAACAAATACAAAGGTGTGAAATCTGAACTACAAAAGAAACTGCGAAACATGAAAAACAACTGGTGGACTAAGAAGGCAGCTGAAATCCAGAGTCTGGCAGACCGGAACGACTCTTAAGCGTTCTTTGCATCTCTGAAGAAAGTATATGGTCCGCAGGGTGCATGCTTGGACCTCGTGAAGAGCATTGACGGTAGCATGCTCCATACGGAGAAAGATAAGATTATGGAGAGGTGGAGAGAACACTTCAACCTTCTGCTAAACCCAGAGTCCAGTGCCGAAGATGGTGCCAGCAACATCCCACAGCTACCTGTCAGGTACCACATGGACGAGCCACCAACTGCAGAAGAACTTGATATGGCCATCAAAAGAACAAAATGCGGAAAAGCCGCGGGACCAGATGGTATACCACCTGAAGTCTGGAAATATGGTGGAGCAACATTGAGAAACAAACTTTTGCAACTTTTCCGCAATATCTGGTCAACAACAGCAGAAGTCCCCCAGGACTTTAAAGATGCTACCATCGTGACAATCTACAAAAGAAAAGGGGATCGTGCAGAGTGTGGCAATCATAGAGGAATCTCACTTCTGTCAGTAGCAGAAAAGATACTGGCCAAAATTCTACAACATCGACTACAGTCCTTGGCTGAAGACATTCCTCCTGAGAGTCAGTGTGGATTCAGAGCCAACAGATCAACGCAAGATATGATATTCACACTGTGGCAACTGCAAGAAAAGTCAGCTGAGCAACATCAACCTTTTATTGTCACCTTCTTAGATTTCAGcaaggcttttgatactgtcgacAGAGACACACTATGGAAATTACTGAGTCGTTACGGTTGCCCGCAAATCTTCATCAGAGTGTTGCGCAGTTTCCATGATGGCATGACTGCCAGCATTTGCTGTGGTGACGGATGTTCAGACCCATTTAGTGTCGGACACGGTGTGAAACAAGGCTGCGTTCTGGTGCCAACCCTATTCACTATTTTCCTTGCTGCTGCCCTAAAAAGCATGCCAGAAGAACTTGGTGATCTCTACATACGAACCAGAAGTGATGGTGATCTTTTCAATCTCACGCGCCTGAAAGCAAAGAATAAAACGCAGAAACTCCTGATCCAAGAGCTGCTCTTTGTGGATGATTCGGCACTGGTGACCCACAGTCTTCGGGCAATGCAAGATCTACTGACAGCCTTTGCTGAAGCATCAAGGAGATTCGGACTAAcgatcaacatcaagaaaacaGAAGTTCGAATCCAAGACACCCATAACAAAAAGTTGAACCCCGAGTGGTGCTCCTGAATGGTACCCCACTGGCAGAAGTAGACAAGTTCACCTACCTGGGCAGTACCATCTCCAACAACGGAACTATAGATGCAGAAATATCAAGAAGAATCCAATCGGCAGCGTCGGCCTTCGGAAAACTGAGAAGCCGGCTGTGGGACCAGAGAGGAATCCATCTGAAAGCCAAGATGAAAGTTTACAGAGCCATTGTAATTCCAACACTTCTGTACAGCTCAGAAACCTGGACTCTCTACAGACGCCACATAAAGAGACTCGATATGGTACAACAGAGACATCTCCGCCAACTAATGGACATCTCGTGGAAAGACCATGTATCTAATTTTCAAGTACTGGAAAGGGCAGGAATGCCCAGTGTTGAAGAAATGATCACCATGTGTCAACTAAGATGGACGGGACATGTTACACGCATGGAGAACAGTAGACTACCAAAGACCATCTTCTATGGAGAACTAAAAGAAGGCTCAAGAAAAGTTGGGGCACCGCGACTACGCTACAAAGACGCTTACAAGAGGCATCTGAAGAACATTAATGAGTTAGAAAATTGGAGAGAAAAGGCCGAAGATCACGTGACCTGGCGGAAGGTGGTGGCTGGCGCTGCCGATGCCATCAGAAGAAGAAATGTACAGTTGTGGGCGGACAAAAGAATGCGCAGGCTGGAGAAAACACCTACACATGATGAAGCGGGCTACACCTGTGACATTTGCGGCAGGACTTTTGAGGCAGTGATCGGACTGACCTCGCACCTGCAACACAGGCACTAACTCCCCTCCGTGTCATCGTCGATACCGACGGACTGCTAAAGaagagactgaattactaagggcgcagctcaacgaggtcagACCGagggagctgtgctgccggctacacgctcggcccctgaacacgacccatgtatgacatcggagcacagcaccacagcctgatggaataggctgggagtcgattttgaggagggaggaaaactggattacccgaagaaaaaccctcagagtcagattgagatcaactgaaactcagcccacatacgacccgagccagaggtgggaggcacagttgatgaccactaaaccacccggACTATAAGAGTTTGGAGGGGGAGAGCATTTGgtgattttaaaatataataGAAGGTAACGCCTGAAAGCAGTTACTGGTTGGAGCTAAGGGATAACTGCCCCAACCACCCATTACACGATTAAAAAGCTCAAGATATTTTCTTTCTAACAGCAATATTTACCCTCCCCCTTATTTTGCTTGCAATCTACTTAGTCCTGAGAAATAAACTATGAACAGGGAATTGCTACTTCAGGCAACCCTTCATTACTTGTGCTGAAGCCCTGGCTGGGAAGAGGTATAACAAAATTTAATGACTgttattgttactctgctggactgggttaactgTTCCCCATAACATTGTGCCAGCAACTATGCTTGCTTTGCAATATAGGCACGAGGCATCCCTTTGACATGGTGCTAGACACCAAGGCTCTCAATTTGGTGGCCCCTATGGCGAATTGGATATTATGTGATCCTTGTCTGTACCTTAGCTGCCCCCCAAAATTACACCTAATTTGCGTCTGTAGTCATTTACTGTAGAATATTTGTGCCTGTATTGTTCAAAATGGGTTTTACTTTGTAAACTGTGAGCTTCCTAACCACCTTGTTTGCAATGTTTGGGTGTTCATGAAAGTTATATGACAAACCTCCCCTATGACGTGATATTTGTGGTCCTCTACCTTGGGCTAGGTGATGTAGATCCTCCTTTCAACTGAGGCTGTTCTCACTTTTTAGTCTCATCTCTAAGGGCATCAGACATGAACCGTCTGTATCATTCTTTACCTGACAAAAGAAATGGTAGGGCGTGAAGGGTGGCTTTATAAGTCTTGACTGGTCAACCTAATTAGCTTTAAGAGCGTGTCCATGCAAAAACCAACCACTGAAATTTTGGCGAAAAATGAATTGCCCTCATTTTTTCTACACAAGTCAAGTGGCATATGCAATGAAAGAAAATGACCCTTATTTCGCCAGATttgctttctttattttttgacGAATTTTTTGTAAAGGCAAGTCGAAAACCATACAAAACCGGAAATTGAAACCCCAAATTTTGGTGGTTACACGATGCATGCTAAAAATTTGCACATTTAGCAAAACTAGATAATTTGTTATTCTTTCCACAGAATTAAAAACTACTCCCTTAAACACAAGCAAAGTTTGTGATTTTTGCCCCGAACTCTCTTAAAAACGTCTTTAGCATTTTTGCCAACATAGCCTCCAAACAAACAGATTTGTTTCAAAAGTCAGACCTCAAAATGAATGATAACTGTTATCAGCATAATGTACTAAGGCTAAGCTACAAATATCTGTATTAAAAGTTGTGGCCACTCGTAATTTTGAAGCGCAAAAACTTGGCAGGTAGCCGAAAATTTAACATTTTGTATAGAAATGACGAATCTTGTGACTTAGGGACGTTCACGTCAATTGTTTGTGCACAACTTTTTCTGAGCATCTCTCTCACATAAGCGTTGAGTGCGAGTCCACAAATATGGCGTCCACAAGGCAATGCAAAGTCCACaatgcaaagtcaaaaaagaagtaaaagtgGGAGAACTAAAGCGACGAAAATTATGCGCTGAAAAGCTTTGCGTTGTAAGTCAACAATGTTCTGAAGGCGAAAAGGAGCCGGTCATTACAATGTCTGAAGGCAGTGAATGTGAAGTGTGGTGGGACGATGGACGAAGGGTCATAGAGTTAGGGATGTTAGCAGAGGGTTTAGAATCGTGTTGTTTTTGTCAACAACCCATACAACTGAAAAATGTTGCTGACGAAAGACGATATGGGCTTGCAAGTTTACTGCACATCCAGTGCAGCTTGGGACAAATAAATACTGTGCACAACAGTAAAAGTCATCAACCAGCTGATGCACGTCGCAGAGTGCTGATTTATGATGTCAATACAAAACTAGCCACAGTTAGGtaaaaaattattgtttgtgacttctgttttATTTCCTCTTGTGTTCCCAAGCTTTAGAGATAAATGTTTATTTTGCAGCAGTAAGTCTTGAAAGAATTTAAAATGCAAATAGTAGACAAGTTTATTCGTAACCTTTCCTCGTGCATGTCACATACTCAAGCTAACGCAAGGCTCATTTTTTAGGAATGTTGCACGCCAGTGTTGGAGAGacatgtaaataattttttggCAGTGATAAAATGTTCCATTTGTCCATCATAACACTTTAAGGAGaagagaaagtttgtcaagcaAAACCGTGGAAGACGCATTGTGTGAAGAGATCGAAAAGTCAGGTCTGGTTACAAATTATTGAATTCTTCACTTACACTTTTATGCTTTGTTTTCCTTTATTAAAGCTACTCTAAAGGCACAGTTACTTgtcggaggcagtgtggcccagtggttagggtgcttgccttgagatccggagatcccgggttcaagacccgctctgaccactcgttgaatttgatcctggtagtccctggttcaacttccctgccgcacttgtaaatagccaactggtttgcctccagccagttgggattcttaacagttgttgttgttctgttctgtcgtttcgttgtgtttcattggccctgaaaagcccctatggggagcggtcaattaagtatgtatgtattgtattgtactgaACTCCTGCTTTTTTAGCTGCCTTAGAATTTAATACCATGGTACACATGTGTTAACTCTCTGGCTGTAGTATTATTGTCTCACAAAATAATCAACTTACTTGTTAAAGattatttggccaaaaaaaatttaatctACGTCATTATGAAATCAAATTACAGAAGCTTTTTCACCTTTTATGTCATAAAAAGGGTAAAAGAAAGCACTGTGCTGTATAGGTGTATTTAGTCAACCATTAAAGGTGCGGACCACCGAGCAAACAGGTCCAAAAAATATCTTACAGCTAGGAAACAGAGGAGTAAAGGCTTTCACTTCACTCATAAATTTGAAATCCTGCTTCAAGTACAATTTTGTCACAAGGATGTTTTTTTGCTGCTTTTATATTTCATTgagttaataattattgacgTTCAATAtaaaatcacaagtatgatttgaGGGCATAATATGATTGATCTGAGCTGCAATTCATTAGGTTTTAATGAGAACTAGCTAACATGATAACCAGTGCATAATTAACAATCAATTCTCCACTCTTATCAATTTTCCCAACATCTTGACAGTGCTGACTTAGCAGAGGGAGGCCTTTCAAAAGTGACTCACCTCACTGCCTCATATGATATGGCCTCATATGATATGGCTTGGCAGCGAGGAAGCAATGGCAAAACCTACAACAGCCTATCCGGTAAATGATACTCAATTTCTCTGACCTCGACTCTGCAAGCTGAGCCTTCCTTTATAAAATAGTGATAAAATTAGTTTATGTGCCAATTTTTGACAGCTAAACTTCTTACAATCTGCATTGCAGGTCATGGAAGTCTGATTGGAAAGGAAACGTTCAAGGTGATTGCTGTGGGTACAAAAGTGATGCACTGCAGagtgtgcagcaacaaaaggtCATCTGGAATCTTTTATTCGAAATTCAAAGAAATAAGCATAGGTTATCATTTAGTATTTAAATGTCGCTGTACAAATGCGCCCAACATGGCAGCATCAAAGTTTCGTGCacgttttttactttttatttctgTAGTGCTCATATTTTACCAGCTCTGTTACTCGAACATAGTTTTTAAACAACCAAAGATTACTATATTGAGATCTATAAGTCTTGGACTGCCTCGCAACAACATTAAATCTGGTGCACGCCTTCCATCAAGACCGATTTGTGCGTGGAGTAAACATGGACATTTATGCTACCTTCTGCCTTGGAAAGACATTACAATCTATATGGATGTTGAGCTCAACCCTGGGCCGGACAACACTGCGAGAAATCACGTACATAGCGACATTTCTACTCTTGCGAGTCAGATCAATCCATCAACCTCGATATCTACCGAAGACAAGAATCTGCTAAATTCTTGCTCCGGATTGCCATCACTGCCACTTTATTATTCTCACTTTACAAGGTCAACGATTTCCCCAATAAATGGTGCTTCTTCTTTTGGATCTCATCGACGTTATCGAGGCAGGAGAAGTGGGATGAAAGTTAAGTTAAGAGAATCAAGAAAGTCATTTAATATACAATCCATCATAACACCTTTTCGAGAAAATCGTCGAAAATTTGCATCTACAGCATCATCGCGAACTGTCAACAATATTATATCCATCCCGCTAAAATCAGCGCGTTCAAATTGTGGCCCAAATCTGCGATTTGCCTTATGGAATGCACGTTCGATAAATAATAAAATCTCCTCGATATGTGATCTAGTAATATCTGAACACATTGATATTTGCGCCGTCACAGAAACATGGCTTACAGGAATTGATTGTTTTACCATGACAGACCTGATTAACACTTTACAAGATTATAATGTTTACAGTCTTCCAAGAGCGACCAGAGGTGGCGGAGTTGCGGTTATTGCACGCAAAGGACTTCAAGTCAAGAGAAATAATTCTTCCGTATTCTCGTCCTTCGAGGCCCTTGATTTGGCCATCACATCCGGAAAGAAACAGTTTCGTCTGCTGACAATTTATCAACCAAgagcaacaaagaaaaacaatctcTCTACGCCGCAATTTTTTTCCGACTTCTCGAAATTTCTTGAAGAACTTATCGCTACACCCAACAAGCTCATTCTGGCTGGCGATTTCAATTTTCATGTAGATAACCCCACAAACACTGAGGCAAGGAAATTCCTCGATTTGCTCGATTCGGCTGGTCTTCAGCAACATGTTGACGGTCCAACTCACCGTGATGGACACACTCTGGATCTTATCATCACTCGCTGCGCTGATAACTTTATTTCTAAGTTGAAAATTCTTCCTGAACTGCCCTCTGATCACAAGCGCGTGCTTTGCAACGTTGACCTTCCACGCCCTGCCCCAACCCGCAAGAGTGTAACATATCGTAAACTTCGGAATGTTGACATCGAAAAATTCAGCGAGGACATTGCCATCTCGTCACTCAATAACCTTGAAGGAAGTGATCTTGACATCATGATTGATCAGTACAATGAGATACTCTGTTCTCTTCTCAACAAACATGCTCCATTACGGTCAAGAGAAATAATTCTGAGGCCACATGCTCCTTGGTTCAGTGACGAGCTTAGAGAACTTAAGCGGGAGAAAAGGCGACTCGAGAGAAAATATGTGAATACCAACTTGACAGttcacaaagaaatgtatcaaatgaTATGTACAGAATACACCAAACACATTGAAGCTGCTAAAACTGAATATTTCAGGAAGAAAGTTGAGGATGCAAGTCACGATCAGCtgttcaagtttgttgacaaatttCTTAATGTAAAAAAGGCTCCAATCTTGCCCAAACACGAATCAAGCAAAGAACTTGCTGAGAGATTTAGTGAACATTTTCAGATGAAAATCGCCGGCATTCGACGTGAATTATCTGCTAGTTCGATACCATCATTAACCATTGAAGATCATGAAACCTGTCTCGCGCCTCCACTGTCGTGCTTCCAGCCTGTGTCGCCAAGCCAGATAAAACGTTTTATCATGTCATCGAAAACGAAATCTTGTCAACTCGATCCCGTCCCAACCTGGATTTTAAAAGGCTGCATTAATCAACTGCTACCAACTATAACGGAAATCATCAATTCGTCCTTGGAACAGGGACATTTTCCATCAAAGttaaaagaatctattgtttaTCCGCTTTTAAAGAAACCAGCTTTGGACCCGGAAGACAACAACAACTTCCGCCCAATTTCCAACTtgtcatttctttcaaaaacgCTGGAAAGAATTGCTGCCGTTCAATTGGACAATCACCTAACCGATCATCAGCTTTATGCTAAGATGCAATCAGCATACCGAAAATATCACAGCACTGAGTCAGCACTACTTAAAGTGTTTAATGACATCAACACTGCCATTGACAATCAACATGAATGCGTCCTAGTCCTCTTGGACTTATCAGTGGCTTTTGACATCATCGACCACAAAATACTAATCAACCGATTGGAGAATAAATATGGTATTTCTGGCCTTGCCCTTGAATGGCTAAAGTCATATCTTCAGGAAAGACCTCAACGTGTTATAGTTAATGGAACTTACTCCGATCCAAAATATAACTCTTTCGGCGTTCCCCAAGGTTCTGTACTTGGGCccctattgttttcattgtattaTGGTCCACTGGAAGATGTGATAAGAGCTCATGGCATAGATACgatgatgtatgctgatgattgcCAGCTCTATATCATTATAAAACGGAGCAATCGTCGTGTTGCCTTAGATCAGCTTGAACTTTGCATTGATGATGTTCTACGTTGGAACACTCAGAACGGACTTAAATGCAACCCATCTAAGACTGAAGTCATTCACTTCTACTCTCGCTATATGCCCAGTGACAGCATCTCACACCTCAGAGTCGGCACTGCTATTATCGAACTAGTAAATGAAGTGAGAGATCTTGGCATCACTCTAGACTCTACCCTCACTCTTCGCACCCACATCAATAATATATGTCGCTCTGGCTCATTATCTTTACATGAACTCAgcaaaatcaggaaatttttatctcagaaagaCACCGAAAGGGTCgttcatgcctttatttcctcTAAACTGGACTATTGCAATGCTTTGTTTTACGGCTTGCCCTCTTCTGAAATACAGAaacttcaaagactacaaaacgCGGCCGCCCGACTTATTACGCGAACAAAAAAATCTGATCATATCACTCCAGTCCTTATCAATCTTCACTGGCTCCCTATAGAACATCGtgttatcttcaagcttcttctCTATACCTATAAAGCACTTCATGGTCTGGCCCCTGATTACTTGGCAAATCTGTTAACTTTCTATAAACCTGTCCGTACCCTCCGTTCCTCAAGGTCCAACAATCTGTCTGTTCCAAGATCTAGAACCTCCACCTATGGCGACAGAACCTTTGCGTGTGTATCCCCTAGGCTTTGGAACCAACTTCCTGATTTCATAAGATACTCCGAGACCTTAGATTCCtttaaaactaggcttaagacacacctttttaaaattgcttttaacctatagtaaatttttcatatttttcgtgtaattactttaactcttatgtaaaagcattgagacttatgtataatgcgtttttaagaactgtattattattattattattaagattaACGAGCCTCAATAAAAAAGAGAATTGATGAGGTAAAACAAGTATACTTAAACTTAATGAGTGAATTGAGTGAAATTGGCCCACACAACTTTGGAAGATTCCCTGTTTCACTGGATGAAGGTAAAAGATATCACTGTACCGTTTCTTGTTTCCCAAGTAGAAAATTTCTTACCTTCTTGATTCCTCCTCGAATGATGCATAATACAAAAGTCTCCTTTCTTAAGAGATGCCAAATAGTAGTTGGGTAATTCAGGTAATTCCACAAAAAACCTGCAAAGGTACACATGGCTGACCCTCGCCGAGTAATCAACACAAAATCATCACTAGTACTGTTATTAGCTTTGCTGATTCTTGTTCATATTTCCGACTGAATCCCTTGTGTTGTCCTTTGCGCTGTCCCCACTACCGAACGCTCTTGACTTCTATACGTCACAGTCAGTTTAAACTCAGTTCAAACTCCAGCAACAGCATGACTTTGGAATTCGATGACAATTCAATCACAATTTATTCTCTCAAATGGTcagtgacccctacttttctttccagaaacagattttatttacaattacctCCATCatattgtccaaaaatgaacaaaaaatcaatgtgggaagttttaaaaaatttcaagatttctgtccacgagacatcaaatcctgccatcatGCGGCTGCAAGGTGTGGGAAACTATGGTCCCTAATTGCGagcttgttctttaaggaacctcagcagttgactaaattcacttaataggTCCACTtgaacaatatttggcagagaacatGTCACTTTAAAGATCTAATTGCAGGCTTACAGACAGTGTGGCATATTCACAAACGAAGcctgattttttcagatttagggtgttcttccgggcatgttctcttcAAAATGAAGTAAGTGACCTCCCACTTTTTTCACATTTATGACAAAagtaactcatcatcttacggTGGTAataatttcagaaaaaaatcaacgtTAGAAAATTTTAGCGCAAACATCCTTAACCTAAATGAGTTTTAATTATTGTCAGTGAATGGTTTGGTGTTTCCTGATTAGATTTATTGAGTTTCAACGTTTGGAGAACTCAGTGAGACATATTTTACACCAAAAATTGAGAAATCTTCGGAACCTTGCCTTGCTTTTGATTTATAGCACTGATCATGCGTCACCTTTGCGGTCACACGTTGCACACCACGCATTCCTGGTTGAAGCAAACAGTAATTTATAAATTACGTATGATTCGAATACTGCAAAATTAGTGTTTTCTCTTGATAAAAAAGCGGCATTAcgtcttttctttttattttgcttatttgattttgttattttcttcattACAGAGACGCCGCGTTACATTGCCGAAGAGAGCATTACTGTCCTCATTGTCGAAAAAACAGAGATTCACACAATCAAAAATATTTAGAAATTGCTATTGAAAGGACTTTTCAAAGCTGATTAAAAATTGAGATCATCAGACTTAAAATTATGCTTTCTCTCCTGGTGGATCTTGCATGTCCAACTTTAATAGTAatttgtgatattttaaaataatttttagatATTATAGACggcagttttcttttttgacaaGTTGCAAATTATAATTCAAGACCTCCATGGCGTGAAGCCAAACAAGATAAGAATTTAATTCAACAATTGTGTATTTCTGTCTccttttttagcattttctGTAAGTTACCATAATCAAACTAGTGTGTTTATcaaaaaaattcctgtgttgTGTTCACGTCATCAAGATGTTGTTGAAATTGTGTTCTTTCCACGCTAAAAGGTGATTGTGGGACAAGTCAAGGTCTTGAGACGCTGTAATAACAATATTGGAGGGCACCTCTTCAACTGTCATTTGTCTGTGGAAAGTCTGACCGAAACGGATCTTATCTTAGGGAGGGCCAGTCTTTTCTCGGTTACCGAATCTCAGATAGGGATAATGTCTATTTGCCCAAGACATAGATTCCTTAGGGACGTTTTTGGTGACCACCAAGATTATGCCAGTATCCTGATCATAAAGAAAAATATACTGCCGTGGGAGGAAGGCATGTCATCGGTTTAAGACTAAAGGGAAATCTTCAGTTTGTTTGGTGAAAATACAGCTGTAGGATCCCATAAGTACAAAATACCGTTTCAATGCTATAGCTGCTCTTAAAAAGAGGATATAACCAGTCACCACCCCTTTCGTCCTCCTTCcagttaattattttaaataatgGTGATTTTGTCCTGTGAATTATTTTGGGGGAAAGGGGGGGACTCCCATTTGAAAAGCtctgggatgctcagggggtaAATCCCCCTTTAGTGTTTTCAGGAGGAAACGCCACTAATTTTAGCTGTCAGGGTATCTTTTAGGGTTGTATTTGAAGAAATCCTAGAGTTTTTGGGGGTCAAATAAAGCTCTAGCCACGCTTAGGTTGCCCTTGTTTCGATTTAAATGGTCTTATGATGGCGGATACCATAACCTTGGAAAGA
The sequence above is a segment of the Montipora foliosa isolate CH-2021 chromosome 2, ASM3666993v2, whole genome shotgun sequence genome. Coding sequences within it:
- the LOC137991364 gene encoding uncharacterized protein: MKVYRAIVIPTLLYSSETWTLYRRHIKRLDMVQQRHLRQLMDISWKDHVSNFQVLERAGMPSVEEMITMCQLRWTGHVTRMENSRLPKTIFYGELKEGSRKVGAPRLRYKDAYKRHLKNINELENWREKAEDHVTWRKVVAGAADAIRRRNVQLWADKRMRRLEKTPTHDEAGYTCDICGRTFEAVIGLTSHLQHRH